From the Hyalangium ruber genome, the window GGCGATGGCCCGCCCGTTCTCGCGGGAGTAGACGTGGGTGTCCACCCAGGGAATCCCGAGCGCCCGGCGGCCGGCATCCTCCTTCGCGTAGTACACGTGTCCATCCACGAAGGGGATGCTCGAATCGTGCGCCCCCACGTCGGCGTCCTGGTTCGTATAGAAGGTGCCATCCGGCGCGCCCAGGAAGGTCTCCATGTACCGGGCGATGCCACGCGCCTGGGCGAGCACCGAGGCCTCCTTCGTGAGCGCCCACGCTCGCGCGTAGGCCTCCAGGTTGGCGGCCTGCTGCACCATGAGCTTCTCGTAGTGCTGCTCGTTCCAGTGGTTGGCGGCCGAGTACTGGTAGACGCCGCCCCACACCGGATCATGGATGGGGCGCTGGCGCTCCAGGGTGAAGACGACGCGCTCCCGAGCGCTCCGGTCCCCCCGAGCGGCGCGACGCACCTCGAACTCGAGGTTCTCTCCCACCGGTGCCTTCCGGTACGCGCCCCAGTTCCCCTCGCGCGCGTCGTACATGTCATCCATCCGCTGGAGCACGGAGGAGGCAACCCACGGCAGCATGGCGGGCGTGGCCGCCACCTCCACCGAGAGCGAGCGCGCCGCGGCCTGCCGCTCCCGCGAGAGCGCCTCGACGCTCCGGAGCAGCGCGAGGAAACGTTCCGGAGCGAGATAGCCCCGGTACTTGCCGACCTCCTCCGCGTCGGGGTTCAGGAGGATGGTGGCGGGCCAGCCGTAGTCCACCCAGCGCTCGAACAAGTCCGGCCGCGCATCCACGTCCACGCGGATGGCCACGAAGCGCTCGCGCAGGAGCCGGCCCACCTCGGGGTCGCGGTACGTCGTCTCGTCCATGACGTGGCACCAGTGACACCACTCGGCGGCGCCATCGATGAGCAGGTAGCGCCCCTCGCGCTTGGCACGGGCGAAGGCCTCCGGCCCCCACTCCTCCCAGGTGAAGGAGGGCGCCAGGCCCCGCTCCCGGGCGCGGACGATGTCCACCGAGGCGGGAGTCCCTGGGCGGACGTGCCCTCCGGGACCGGTAGCGGGGCGGCAGGCGGACAGCAGCAGGAGCAGGACGAGACAGGAGCGCACGCGGGGGAGGATACGGAACAGCCGCGAGAACGGTTTCACGAAGCCACGGCCAGGGTGACGCGGAAGGTGGTGCCTCGCCCCACCTGGCTCTCCACCTGGATGCTGCCCCCCTGGGAGTTGACGAGGCTGCGGCACAGCGACAGTCCCAGCCCCGTACCCACGCCAATGGGCTTGGTGGTGAAGAAGGGATCGAAGATGCGCTCCAGGTTCTCCGGAGGAATTCCACACCCCGTGTCCTTCACCTCCAGGAAGACGCTCCCCTCCCCATTCAGCCGCACCACCACGCGGATCTCGTTCTCCTCGACCTGTCCCGGCTCGATGGAGTGCGCCGCGTTGATGAGCAGGTTGAGCAGCACCTGCACCAGCCGCGGCCCATTGCCTCGAATGGAGGGCACGTCCTGACAGTCGAGCACCATCCGCGCCCGAGGGAGGACCTCCGGCTCGGCCAACCGCGAGGCGCTGCGAACCACCGACGCCAGCTCCACCGGGCCGAGCGCGAGATCATCCGGGCGGGCCAGCATCCGGAGATCCTGGACGATGAGGCGCACCCGCTCGGCGCCCTCGCTCACCCCGCTCAACGCCTCCATCAGCTCCTGGTGCTCGGGAGACGCGGCATCGCCCATCCGCGACAGCTCGGTGGTGAGGAAGCGCAGGTTGCTGATCATATAGGAGAGCGGGTTGTTGATTTCATGCCCCACACCGGCCGCGAGCCGGCCCACCGCCGCGAGCCGGTCCGAGAAGAGGAGCAGCTCCTGGGTGTTCTGGAGCTGCCGAAAGCTCGCCTCCAGGCGGGCGTTGGCGGTCTCCAGCTCGGAGGTCCGTGCGCGCACCGTCTCCTCCAACATGGCGCTGTAGCGGCGCGCCTCCCGCTCGGAGGCCTCGGCCTCGGCCTTCACCAGCCGCTGCTTCTCCTGGAGCGTGTCGCGCAGCTCGCCGGCCATGCGGTTCATGGCATGGGCCAGCATGCCCAGCTCATCCCGCCCCATGGTCGGCACGGCCACCTCGAAGTCCCCCTGACCGATGCGCTCGGCGGCGCCCCGGAGCTTGCGCAACGAGCCTCGCAGCGGCAGGAGGATGGCCATGGCCAGCACGATGACGAGCACGCCGCAGCCAATCGTGACGGCCTTCGCGATGGTCAACCCGCGCTGCACGTTGTGGTTCCAATGGCGGCGCAGCTGGGCCCGCAACTCCCACTCCCGCTTATGAATGGCGGAGATGCGCTGTCCCACCTCGCGCTCATATTCCTGGTAGAGCCCCCAGTGAACGCTGGCCGAGACGGGGACTCCTTCTGGCTCCGCGCGCAGGCGCAGTTCGGCCCGGTCCATCCAGAGGCGCAGCGCCAGGAAGATCTGCTGCTGCTCCTCGGTCTTCCACTCGCCCTCCCATCCGTCGCCCACGGCCTGCCGCTCTCGCTGGAGTCCCTGCTCGAGCCGCACCCGCTCTTCCTCGAGCAGGGCCTGGTACTCGCGCCGCACCTTCGCGGTGTCCTTCCCCTGCTCCCGCGCCTCTCGCATGGCGTTGAGGTAATGCCAGGAGTCGTCCTTCAGCAGGGACAGGTTGTCGAGCTGCTCTTGGATGGAGATCAGCCGCTCGCGGATGCCCTGGCCCACCCGCGAGGCGAAGATGAGCGAGCCCCCCAGGGTGCAGATCGACAGCAGGGCCACACCCGCGAACAGCAGGACCTTCGTGCTGACCGACATGGGCTGGCCCCCCTCCACGCTCTCCCAGGGCAAAGGCAGTGTAACGAGCTTGAACCCACGCTCGCTACCCTCCCCCCCCGTGTCCTGGAGGGCGGCTGCGCTTCGGGCCGGACGGCATGCGCTGGCGGAGGTGTACCTCTACGTCACCCGATGAAAATACCCTGCCCCGCCGAGGTTCCCGATCAAAGCTTTTTGGGGGGGAGCGAATGGCGGTTGCCCTCGACGGGACAGGGGCTCTCAAATCAATGCCAGGGACGGCTCGGCCGCGACGGCGTGCTCACCTCTGCGGGCCAGCAGCGAGCGGGGCCACGGCGCCCGCTCCCGGGCGAAGAGTCGTTGGCTGGGCGTGTCGATGGTGAGCCGCAGCCCGGAAATGGCTGGCGAGAGGCGCAGCCGCGGCGTCCCCCAGCCCATCATCTCGAAGAGGGCGCGCTCACCCACCAGGGACGAGGTCTCCGCGTGGACGACCTCACCCGAGAGCACGTGGAGCGTGCCGGTGCGCTCACCCACTTGCAGTTGAAGCATGCAGGTCTTCCGCTCCCACGCCACCAGCTGCAGGAAGCCCAGGAGGGTGCCGGTCGGCCAGCGCCCCTCGTCGTGCTTCTGGAGGAGCTCGCGCACCTCGAAGGCCAGGCTGTGGATGCCAAACTGCTTGGGCAGACAAGGCACCTGGGCCGAGCGCCCGAAGCAGATCAACCGCTCCCAGGGGTCTCGGGAAGTCAGCACCACCACCGGCAGCTCCGGGTTGCGGTACATCACATGGGCCAGCAGCTGGAAGCCATCCATCACCGGCATCCACAAGTCGGTGAGCAGCAGATCCACCGGGCGATCCCCCAACACCTGCACCGCCTCCGCGCCGTTGGAGGCCACCACCAGCGTGAACTCCTCCCGGTGGAGCTCGAACGCGGTGGCCGCCCTGGCCCGCACGTACTTGTCGTCATCGACCAGCAGGATTGTCTTCACGGAGGGCCTCCGAACGGCGTGACCCTCCCGCTTAGAGCAACCCGGATGCCAGGGCCTCGGGCCGCGCCAACTCCGCGAAACCGTTGAGGCTACGCCTCGGTGCCCTTCAAAGGGCCCGTGCGCGAGGCGTGCATCGTGGCATTTCGCCTCAGCGGCTCGCGCGAGGCAAAAGCCCTGTCTTTCTCCGCACATACCCACGCGGGCCCAGGGCAGGCGTGACGGAACGCCACAGCGCTCGACGGCTGCTCCCTTTGCGTCTGGGCAGGCGGCGAGCGCAACGACTGCGCGCTCAGCGCGAGCGCGGGGGCGCGGGCGCGTCGGGGTCCGCGGCGTCCTCGGAGGACAGGGCGCGGTACTCGGCGAGCTTGCGATAGAGGGTGCGCCGGTCCACGCCCAGCACGGTGGCGGCGCTGGACTTGTTGCCCCCCAGCGCCTCCAGCACGCTGAGGATGTGGCGCCGCTCCACCTCGTGCAGGGGCAGGAAGGAGCCCCCCTCGGCGCCCAGGCTCGGCGGCACGCCCCGGTACTGGCGGACCTTCTCCGGCAAGTCCCGCACGGCGATGGACTCGCTGGCGGTGAGGGCCACCGCGCGCTCGATGCAGTTCTGCAATTCGCGCACGTTGCCCGGCCACGAATAGGCCAACAGCCGCTCCGCCGCCTCGTCCGACAGGCCCGCCACCTTCTTGTCCGCGAGCGCCGCCGCCTGCTCCAGGAAGCGCTGGGCCAACAGCAGCACGTCTCCGCCCCGGTCCCTCAAGGGCGGCAGCGGCACATGCACCACGTTGAGCCGGAAGAAGAGGTCCTGCCGGAAGCGCTTCTGCTGGACGGCCTCCTCCAGGTCCACGTTGGTGGCGGAGACGACGCGCACGTCAATCGCCTGCTCGGCGGTGGCGCCCACCGGGCGCACCTTGCGCTCCTGCAACGCGCGCAGGAGCTTGGGCTGCAGGCCCAGGGGCAGCTCGCCTACCTCGTCCAGGAAGAGCGTGCCGCCATGGGCCTGGACGAAGAGGCCGGGCTTGTCCGAGCGCGCGTCGGTGAAGGCGCCCTTCACATGGCCGAACAGCTCGCTCTCCAGCAGGGCCTCGGGCAGCGCGCTGCAGTTGATGGCCACCAGGGGCCCGTCCTTGCGCCGCGAGCGCTGGTGCAGCGCGCGCGCCACCAGCTCCTTGCCCGTGCCGCTCTCGCCGGTAATCAGCACGGAGATGTCGGCGGTGGCCACCCGGTCCAGCAGCCCGTACACCTCGCGCATGGCGGCGCTGGTGCCCAGCAAGTCCTCGAAGCGCCGCGTCTGGTCCACGGTGCGCCGCAGCCGGCTCACCTCCTCGCGCAGCGCGCGCAGCTGCACGGCGCGCTCCAGCGTGAGCGCCAGCGCCGCGAAGTCCAGGGGCTTGGTGATGAAGTCGTAGGCGCCCGCGCGAATGGCCGCCACCGCCAGCTCGATGCTGCCGTGGGCGGTGATGAGGACGATGGGCAGCTCGGGGTAGCGCTCGGCCACCTGGCGACACAGCTCGATGCCGTTGGGGCCGCCGATGAGCTGCAGGTCCGTCACCAGCACATCCGGCAGCTCGCGCGTCAGCCGCGCCAGCGCCGCGTCCGCGCCCGTGACGGTCGCCACCTCGAAGCCGCGATGGCGGAGCTGCACGGAGATGAGCGCTCCGAGCTCCACATCGTCATCCACCACCAGGACCTTGGGTGCCATACCTCGCAGCATGGCCGGACGCTCGGGGCCGGCACCTCCTGGGCCTCTGGATACCACGTCATGAACGCCCCGGCGCTATTGGGACTCGGCTTAGCTGGCGGCGCCTGCCTGCTGGCCCGACACCCAGCGCTCCGCCCAGGAGATGGCGCGACGCAGCGCGCTGTCTCGCCGGGAGCGCACGAGCACCACCGGGGCGGGCTTGCCCGAGGTGGCCGGCATGGGGACGACGGTGGCGGGCATCTCCCAGACGGACTCCTCCACCACGAGCTGCTCCAGCCGGTGCGAGAGCGTCAGCTGGGGCTGCGAGGGCAGCGGGTCCACGCGCATCCACACCTCGCGCCAGGTCAGCATCTCGTCCATGGCCACCCCACCCTCGGCGCCATCGCACGCGGCGTGGATGAGCTCGCCGCAGAAGAGCTGGAGCTGCCCGGAGCGCGGGCCCGCGTTCACCTTCAACGTACACGTCTCACGCTCGTGGGAGAGCACGCGCAGCAGGTCATGCAGGGACATGGGCCGGGCCGACTTGCCTTCGAGCGACTGGAGCACCTCGCGCGTCATGGTAAGCAGCAGCTCGGTGCGGACCGGCTTGTTCAGGTGGCTGCGCCAGGGAAGGACGGACACCTCGTCCTGCGAGCTCCGGTCGGCGCTCCACGGGGTACTCATCGTCACCACGGCCACCTTGGGGCAGCAGTTGGCCAGGTAGGCCAGCAGCTCGAAGCTCTCGCGCTCGGGCAGGCCCAGGTCCACGAGCGCCAGGTCCACCTCGTGCTCGCCCAGGACCCACAGCGCCTCCAGGTAGGTGGAGGCCGTGAGCAGCAGCAGCTCGGGCTGCGCGAAGGCGCGGACCGCACGGGCGCGGGCGAGGCAATCGGTGTCGACGAGGAGCACGGTCTTCATGCCCGTGTACCAGAGCAACCCGGATGCCACGCCCCTCTGGGTACACAACCCCTCGAAACTCCAGGGCCCGTGCCGTCCGGGGGCTCACCCACCCCCGTGGCAGCCCTGTGCACCGTAGCGTCCTGTCACAGGGGCCCGGGAGGGACAAAGCCGTGTCCTTCCCGGGGGTTGGGGAGCTGGAGGCTCCCCCTGGGACATTTCGCCTCAGCGGGTGACGGTCACCGTGAAGGTGGAGCTGAAGGCTGTATTGCCTGCCGGGTCCCACGCCCGTGACTTCAGGGTGTAGGTGCCCACGGGATAGCTCGAGGTGTTCCAGTTCACCGAATAGGGCGCGGTGGTGTCGGTGCCCACCAGGGTGTTGCCCACGAAGAACTCCACCTTGGTCACCGTGCCCCGGTCATCGCTGGCGGTGGCGGCCATCTGCACCCCCCCCGTGAGCGCGGCGCCGGCCGAGGGCGCGGTGAGCGTGGTGACGGGCGGCGTCAGGTCATTGTCGAAGGTGACGGTGACCGCCTGCGAGCTGGCCACGTTGCCGGCCGCGTCGTAGGCCTTGGCGGTGAGCACCTGGGCGCCGTTGGCCAGGCTCCGGGTGTTGAGGCTGTAGCTGTAGGGCGCCGAGGTATCGAGCCCCCACTGCACGGTGCCGACGAAGAAGGCCACCCGGGTGACGGCCACGTTGTCGCTGGCGGTGGCCGTGAGGTTGACGGTGCCGGTGAGCGTGGCCCCCGAGCCAGGCGCGGTGAGCGCCACGGTGGGCGCGGTCAGGTCATTGTCCACCGTCACCGTGCGCTCGGCGATGCCGATGTTGCCCACGGAGTCGTAGGCCTTGGCGGTGATGGTGCGCGGGCCGTTGGGGCTGCCGACCGTGCTCCAGCTGAAGCTGTAGGGCGAGGAGATGTCGGTGGCCAGCTTCATGGCGCCCTCGTAGAACTCCACGCGGATGACGCCCACGTTGTCGGTCGCCGTCGCGGAGAAGGCGACGGAGCCCTTGACGATGGCGCCCGCCGCGGGCGCGGTGAAGTTCACCGTCGGGGGCGTCAAGTCGTTGTCGAGCGTCACGTTCACCGGGTCGGAGGTGCCCTCGTGGCCCGCGGCGTCATAGGCGCGCACGGTCAGCGCGTGGGTGCCATTGGGCGCCGTGCGCGTGTTCCACACGTAGGTGTAGGGCGCCTCGGAGTCGGTCCCCAGCAGCGTGGCCCCGTCGTAGAACTCGACGCGGGTGACGCCGAAGTCGTCGCTGGCCGTGGCGGTGAGGGTGGCGTTGGCCCGCAGCGTGGCCCCCGCGCCAGGCGCGGTGAGGGTGGCCGTCGGCGGCTGGGTGTCCGTGGCCTGCCCCACGATGAAGACCAGGTCGTCATAGTCGTTGAAGTTGCCGCTGCCGCAGGGGCTGGCCGGGCCGCCGTAGCGGTAGGCGGCACGGATGGCCTGCTGCGGGCCGCCATGGGGGAGGATGAAGGTGGTGGTCAGCTGGTTGGGGCCCACGTCCAGCGGGCTCAGCGTGGTGATGAGGTTCCACACGGGGGCGGTCGCGTCGGCGGCGGAGTACAGGTCCAACCGCTCCTTGGAGGCGTCGAAGCCCGCGTTGAGGGTGACGTTGACGCGCACCTGCTTGCCCGAGGCGAACAGCGTGCCGTCCTCGCGGAGGACCTGGATGCGCTCCAGCGAGGGATCGAACTCGTAGTAGCCCTCATTGCCGTCCGCGCAGGAGTCGCCCAGGGTGTTGGGGGCGTTCGACTCGGGGCCCATGGCGCCGCGGCCCTCGAGCAGATCCGAGGAGTCGCACTGGTCGGTGAGCACCGAACAGGCGGGGGCGCGCAGGGTCGGGTCATAGGTGGCCTTGCCCGGATTCTGGAGGGTGACGGACACGGACGAGGTGCTGCTGTTGCAGCCCGTGTCGTGGGCGCGCGCGGTCAGGGTGTAGGAGCCATTGCCCACGGTGTTGCTGTTCCAGCTCACCGAGTAGGGCGGCGCCGAGTCGACGGCGATGAGCAGCCCGTCGAGGAAGAACTCCACCTTGAAGACGTTCACGTCGTCGCTGGCGGTGGCCGACAGCGTGATGGCGCCGACAATCGTGGCGCCGGCCGCCGGCGAGGTGAGCTGCACCTGGGGCTTCACCGAGTCGGTCGAGCCCATGCACGCCGAGTGGAGCAGCACATTGGGCGAGCCGGTGTAGGCGTCCTCGACGACGTTGCGCGTGGAGCGGGCGACGATCTCCTCATGGACCTCGGCGGGCGTCGCGTTGGGGTGGCCCTCCAGATAGAGCGCCACGGCGCCGGCTACATGGGGCGAGGCCATGGAGGTACCGTCGGTGACGTAGATGGCCGTGTCCGAGTTGTACCAGGCGGAGGTGATTCCCTCGCCGGGCGCGAAGAGGTCCACGCAAGGGCCATAGTTGGAGAAGACGGAGCGGTAGTCATTGATGTCCGTGGCGCCCACGGTGATGGCGCCCGGCACCCGGGCCGGCGACTTGGCGCAGGCGTCGATGCTCTCGTTGCCGGCGGAGACGACATACGTGACGCCCGCCGCGATGGAGGCGCTCACCGCGTCATCCACGCCCTGATGGGCCTCGGCACCCAGGCTCATGTTGGCCACGGCCGGGCTGATGTGGTTGGCGGTAATCCAATCCAGGCCGGCGATGAGCGCCTCCTCGGTGCCCTCGCCCGAGCAGCCGATGACGCGCACCGAGTGGATGGTCACATTCTTGGCCACGCCATAGTTGGTGCCACCCAGGGAGCCGGCGACGTGGGTGCCGTGGCCATGGCAGTCCTCCGTGGTGCCCTCGCCGACGGCGTCGAAGCCCTCGCCCATGCGTCCGGTGAACTCGACGTGGGTGCTGCGCACGCCGGTGTCGAAGACGTAGGCGTGGACGCCCGCGCCCGTGTACTCGTAGGTGTAGAGGTTATCCAATTCCAGGAAGCGCTGGTCCACGCGGTCCAGGCCCCAGGTCGGGTTGAGCTGGGTGCCGTGCAGGGTGACGACGCGGTCCTGCTCCACGTAGCGCACGCGCGGATCCTCGCTCATGCGCAGCGCCTCTTCCTCCGTCATGGTGACGGAGAAGCCGCGCAGCGCGTGCGAGTACAGCTTGCGGACGGCGCCACCGTGGGCCCGAACGAGCGTATCGGAGGCCTTGCTCACCTCCTGGACGGAGGCCCGGGGGCTCTGCTTGGCCTTGTCATCGAAGACGACGATGTAGCGATTGGGGATGCCGTTGGCGGCCGCACGCAGGAGCTTGGTG encodes:
- a CDS encoding response regulator, which codes for MKTILLVDDDKYVRARAATAFELHREEFTLVVASNGAEAVQVLGDRPVDLLLTDLWMPVMDGFQLLAHVMYRNPELPVVVLTSRDPWERLICFGRSAQVPCLPKQFGIHSLAFEVRELLQKHDEGRWPTGTLLGFLQLVAWERKTCMLQLQVGERTGTLHVLSGEVVHAETSSLVGERALFEMMGWGTPRLRLSPAISGLRLTIDTPSQRLFARERAPWPRSLLARRGEHAVAAEPSLALI
- a CDS encoding sigma-54-dependent transcriptional regulator; amino-acid sequence: MAPKVLVVDDDVELGALISVQLRHRGFEVATVTGADAALARLTRELPDVLVTDLQLIGGPNGIELCRQVAERYPELPIVLITAHGSIELAVAAIRAGAYDFITKPLDFAALALTLERAVQLRALREEVSRLRRTVDQTRRFEDLLGTSAAMREVYGLLDRVATADISVLITGESGTGKELVARALHQRSRRKDGPLVAINCSALPEALLESELFGHVKGAFTDARSDKPGLFVQAHGGTLFLDEVGELPLGLQPKLLRALQERKVRPVGATAEQAIDVRVVSATNVDLEEAVQQKRFRQDLFFRLNVVHVPLPPLRDRGGDVLLLAQRFLEQAAALADKKVAGLSDEAAERLLAYSWPGNVRELQNCIERAVALTASESIAVRDLPEKVRQYRGVPPSLGAEGGSFLPLHEVERRHILSVLEALGGNKSSAATVLGVDRRTLYRKLAEYRALSSEDAADPDAPAPPRSR
- a CDS encoding sensor histidine kinase, with translation MSVSTKVLLFAGVALLSICTLGGSLIFASRVGQGIRERLISIQEQLDNLSLLKDDSWHYLNAMREAREQGKDTAKVRREYQALLEEERVRLEQGLQRERQAVGDGWEGEWKTEEQQQIFLALRLWMDRAELRLRAEPEGVPVSASVHWGLYQEYEREVGQRISAIHKREWELRAQLRRHWNHNVQRGLTIAKAVTIGCGVLVIVLAMAILLPLRGSLRKLRGAAERIGQGDFEVAVPTMGRDELGMLAHAMNRMAGELRDTLQEKQRLVKAEAEASEREARRYSAMLEETVRARTSELETANARLEASFRQLQNTQELLLFSDRLAAVGRLAAGVGHEINNPLSYMISNLRFLTTELSRMGDAASPEHQELMEALSGVSEGAERVRLIVQDLRMLARPDDLALGPVELASVVRSASRLAEPEVLPRARMVLDCQDVPSIRGNGPRLVQVLLNLLINAAHSIEPGQVEENEIRVVVRLNGEGSVFLEVKDTGCGIPPENLERIFDPFFTTKPIGVGTGLGLSLCRSLVNSQGGSIQVESQVGRGTTFRVTLAVAS
- a CDS encoding Ig-like domain-containing protein, whose amino-acid sequence is MLTSLRTTAILLGMCGFLSACGERLESGSPPTAEAQPQAQGLAAGKGPGTKLLRAAANGIPNRYIVVFDDKAKQSPRASVQEVSKASDTLVRAHGGAVRKLYSHALRGFSVTMTEEEALRMSEDPRVRYVEQDRVVTLHGTQLNPTWGLDRVDQRFLELDNLYTYEYTGAGVHAYVFDTGVRSTHVEFTGRMGEGFDAVGEGTTEDCHGHGTHVAGSLGGTNYGVAKNVTIHSVRVIGCSGEGTEEALIAGLDWITANHISPAVANMSLGAEAHQGVDDAVSASIAAGVTYVVSAGNESIDACAKSPARVPGAITVGATDINDYRSVFSNYGPCVDLFAPGEGITSAWYNSDTAIYVTDGTSMASPHVAGAVALYLEGHPNATPAEVHEEIVARSTRNVVEDAYTGSPNVLLHSACMGSTDSVKPQVQLTSPAAGATIVGAITLSATASDDVNVFKVEFFLDGLLIAVDSAPPYSVSWNSNTVGNGSYTLTARAHDTGCNSSTSSVSVTLQNPGKATYDPTLRAPACSVLTDQCDSSDLLEGRGAMGPESNAPNTLGDSCADGNEGYYEFDPSLERIQVLREDGTLFASGKQVRVNVTLNAGFDASKERLDLYSAADATAPVWNLITTLSPLDVGPNQLTTTFILPHGGPQQAIRAAYRYGGPASPCGSGNFNDYDDLVFIVGQATDTQPPTATLTAPGAGATLRANATLTATASDDFGVTRVEFYDGATLLGTDSEAPYTYVWNTRTAPNGTHALTVRAYDAAGHEGTSDPVNVTLDNDLTPPTVNFTAPAAGAIVKGSVAFSATATDNVGVIRVEFYEGAMKLATDISSPYSFSWSTVGSPNGPRTITAKAYDSVGNIGIAERTVTVDNDLTAPTVALTAPGSGATLTGTVNLTATASDNVAVTRVAFFVGTVQWGLDTSAPYSYSLNTRSLANGAQVLTAKAYDAAGNVASSQAVTVTFDNDLTPPVTTLTAPSAGAALTGGVQMAATASDDRGTVTKVEFFVGNTLVGTDTTAPYSVNWNTSSYPVGTYTLKSRAWDPAGNTAFSSTFTVTVTR
- a CDS encoding DUF255 domain-containing protein gives rise to the protein MKPFSRLFRILPRVRSCLVLLLLLSACRPATGPGGHVRPGTPASVDIVRARERGLAPSFTWEEWGPEAFARAKREGRYLLIDGAAEWCHWCHVMDETTYRDPEVGRLLRERFVAIRVDVDARPDLFERWVDYGWPATILLNPDAEEVGKYRGYLAPERFLALLRSVEALSRERQAAARSLSVEVAATPAMLPWVASSVLQRMDDMYDAREGNWGAYRKAPVGENLEFEVRRAARGDRSARERVVFTLERQRPIHDPVWGGVYQYSAANHWNEQHYEKLMVQQAANLEAYARAWALTKEASVLAQARGIARYMETFLGAPDGTFYTNQDADVGAHDSSIPFVDGHVYYAKEDAGRRALGIPWVDTHVYSRENGRAIAALLTLHEATGEGEPLTRARTAADVLLSSHVREGGTVWREASHRSGPRYLGDAAALGRALALLALRTGEARYREAAVRVGERLMKDFAAPDSGALFETTLDPDAVGVFARRERPFVHNVAAARFLASLHALTGDAAWRERGRGVLAGISTARFIADQGRMIGEFLLAADELGVIAWPEVEQTGNLSPGTPGRG
- a CDS encoding response regulator, whose protein sequence is MKTVLLVDTDCLARARAVRAFAQPELLLLTASTYLEALWVLGEHEVDLALVDLGLPERESFELLAYLANCCPKVAVVTMSTPWSADRSSQDEVSVLPWRSHLNKPVRTELLLTMTREVLQSLEGKSARPMSLHDLLRVLSHERETCTLKVNAGPRSGQLQLFCGELIHAACDGAEGGVAMDEMLTWREVWMRVDPLPSQPQLTLSHRLEQLVVEESVWEMPATVVPMPATSGKPAPVVLVRSRRDSALRRAISWAERWVSGQQAGAAS